In the genome of Populus trichocarpa isolate Nisqually-1 chromosome 10, P.trichocarpa_v4.1, whole genome shotgun sequence, the window TTGGCACATTGTGCAAAGAAATTTTCATCACTATCAGCCCAAACCAGAAGCAATGTTGCAGCACAACCCTGCAGGGAATTGGCCATTATAATATGCAAGATGataatcttttaagtttttgatgCACAAAAAAGGTTCAAAAGTAGGTAATAAAATCATTTCACAGTGGTGACAGTAAACAATCTACAATTTCACCACTCTTCTCTTAACTTGAATCAGGAAACGATACAAGTTAAACTAGAAAATCAACAGGTTAACAAGAGTTAAATCCACTTAAGTGCAATGTTGCTCTGAATTCAACCAGCCATGCTTTCCAaatacaagaataaagatacaagaataaagaagagaaagtgCCTTCTTATAAAAATTAGTAACATAATTTGTTCAATCCCccttttatttctattaaaaaaagtgTGCAAGTGCATCATCACCAAGGACCTGAGGTGCTTCATTGATCCAAGTTATCTTTGAACAAAACACCCCGGTAATGATCTTTTGACAATCCACAAAATGCTCATATTCTAACTAGCCGGTTCATTTAAGAGTTAAAACAACACATTGCCCAAATATGACCTTCCACAAAACAGGTACATGAAAATAAGAAACCAGTTAAGGTTTCATCATTAAGCAGATATGAATGTGTTAGAAGTTCTAGCTGAATTCTACATGTGCTCTCCTGCACCAGGTAATAAACCAAGATACAGCAAGAGGAGCAATAGTGAGTGTCTAGACATAAACCATACTGCTAGCCTGCAATTTGATCCCAAAACATCATGTATCGTAAAATAGTAATTGTGATGCATTGCTTACCAACTGGTCATCCACTAGCCTCTGATTAGCCTACTTCATTTAGCTACTTTTTATTATGCAGGGACACCTACATAGTGGTTGTCACAATTCAAGAAACAATCAAAAGCAGCAGATCAGACTTGGCCATTGATGAACAACTAAGGCGGCtgtttgaaaattcaaaaaccagCCATCCTGTATCACAAAGGCAGTGTGGTATAGCTCAAGTCACCTAATGGGGTTAATTTGCAATTGGAGTAAACTTGTTTCGACCTTCCTCAACCATCCCAAACAATTTTTGGATGCAAACATGAAAAGCTTTTTAAATTAAGACTTTAAGAAATCATAATCAGTAGatacaaacaaaacaagaaaagccAGGGGAAAAACCTCATAATAGTTATTCATATCAGCTTCAGTTTGAGAAAATGCAACTCTAAGAACATCTGAGGCATCACATTGCAATAAAACCCTCTCCCTTACAAGAGAATCTGACAGAATACTGGCAACCTTCTCAGGAAgcattctggaaaaaaaaacataatgaaaaagtAATTACTAAATTACCATAAAGGTATGATAAGCAGCCAATTCATCATATAAATGCAGAATCAGGGGATAAAATAGACAAGGATAGCAAAGATTGGACTCATGAGTAGTgaataagggaaaaagaagagaaagaaaaccacAGGATATTAGACGCAATAGAAAAGTGGTTTCTTTTAGAGCATATTCTTTAAACCAGTGAACATCAAATGACAATCTCAACCAGCCACCTTCTTGTACAAGAACAACAAGTAAAGCGTGCAAGTGTGCGAGGTAGTTTGCTTTCACAGACTTTCACAGTTAGAGGTGACAATAGGAAAATGATCTTGGTTTAATCTACATCAAGGTAATATGTTAAAACTGAAACGAGAACACTAACTTGCTAGCAGATTTTGCAGCAGCTACTCCACTATGTCCATCACAGATACCAAATACTCCAAACTGCAAGGTAGGCATTTAGATCCTTTAACTTTCCtgacaaaatatttatacatcCCTTCTCcccgcaaaaaaaaaacattaaaatgttGCTTCATATGcaagatcaaaaaataaaaaatacctggGGAATGCCAGGAAGGGGCCACTGGTAATAGCACACATCTTCCATGGCAAGCTTTTTTACTCCTCGTCGCAAAGCCATGGGATCTGATGCCATGCCCACGCTGAAGGGTGTTTGGCTCTCAAATTTAGAGGTCACATGAACCTGGCACAGAGAAGATATCTTTACAGTTAGAGAATATGCAGCAAGAACTGTTCTTTCAACACAAAACAGGCTATATATATTTGTAGTTCCTCAAGATTTCAGGTTCATATCACATCCATCACCAGaaaagaaatcatgaaaaacataaatgaagCAGCCACTGCCATACATACAGCAATGAAGCAGTGGGAACTACGGAAATTGTTGAGGTTATCGTGAGGCTTCATGTATGCTTTGTTTTGGAAACTCATGATAGTTATGTAAGAGCATAATCTAATAGTCAGGTGGTAGTGGGGAGTTTGGAAATGGTGTGTAAAATTTGGAATTTCATTCTCTTCTCTAGTCAGAAAAATTATGGAATTTCAATAGCAAGATTTTTAAATCCTATCAAGTTGGGTAAAGTTATGGTGTCTCGAGAAATCACGAGGGACGTAAGTGTTATGAATTCATGATTCTAAAATAAATTCAGTTATTCATGCATGGTTAAATTTAACTATTCAATCTGCATCATATCACAGATGCTAAAATGCTAAAATGCAACTTGATAAACAAGCAGGTTGGCTTACATGAACATTTGAGGTTGTGCCAAGCGTTATTATATCTCCATTTGAAAGCTCAACAGGATCACCCCAAAGTCTACTTCCAGAATCAGGATGGCTAATCAACTGAGAATTCAAAAGCGTTCCATTTAGGCTACCCATGTCCACCAATTcccatttatttttctgaaaaccCAAAAGGAAGTCTATGATAAGCAGTGTGCCACATGCAAAGCACAGATCCAAACTAAAATCAAAGTGGAATAGTTATCAAGAAATTACATCCGCATTCCAGTTGATCATAGCATGCTTCCCTGACACCTCTGAATCCTTCAATAGCAAGTCACTGGAAACCCTCCCAAGGGTCAGTGGGCCACTTATTGACTGTACAGAGCAACGGAGCCCACTAGAAGGACCGGAGATAACTTCCAGAGAGAGACAACTTCCTGCATTTCTAACAGAAAAATATGATAACATGTTTTTCACATTTGGACAAATAAAGGAACGTATCAAGAAGTAACCTCTTTCCCACAAGTgacagaaaaaaattactttgatcAGTGATGACCTTTGGCACAAACTCTTGAAGTAAATCATTTTCCAAACCATATTTCAAATTAGGATTCTGATCTTCCAGTCTAGCATGCTTTTGCACTTCAGCTAAGGGCTCTGTCAATGAAAGGCACCTGAAGGTTTGGCCAGTTGAAAGCTCCTCT includes:
- the LOC7459037 gene encoding protein phosphatase 2C 70; protein product: MSMAMMLQGSTAGVFLPLLMLLLVILLILIACKPWRFFSSLSSPSRTLKVGELERPLVLDDANARDQGNELTRSNDLEGAYSQNEGLSRSPWTHGLVYKQRLPSASPQLNQGDSIVLDVVSDQIEELSTGQTFRCLSLTEPLAEVQKHARLEDQNPNLKYGLENDLLQEFVPKVITDQRSCLSLEVISGPSSGLRCSVQSISGPLTLGRVSSDLLLKDSEVSGKHAMINWNADKNKWELVDMGSLNGTLLNSQLISHPDSGSRLWGDPVELSNGDIITLGTTSNVHVHVTSKFESQTPFSVGMASDPMALRRGVKKLAMEDVCYYQWPLPGIPQFGVFGICDGHSGVAAAKSASKMLPEKVASILSDSLVRERVLLQCDASDVLRVAFSQTEADMNNYYEGCAATLLLVWADSDENFFAQCANVGDAACIMNVDGKQIKMTEDHRVSSYSERLRLNETGEPLRDGETRLYGLNLARMLGDKFLKQQEPRFSSEPYISETVHVKQASSAFALLASDGFWDVISLKKAVQLAMQAKQKYSADGENVAEKVASILLTEAKTLRTEDNTSIVFLDFDRKFRISCKVDS